In the Sarcophilus harrisii chromosome 3, mSarHar1.11, whole genome shotgun sequence genome, one interval contains:
- the HASPIN gene encoding serine/threonine-protein kinase haspin, which translates to MAPSRAPRPQARLLRTYGGLGGGRRRGSGRGARARVVAAPWFSPARERRRLFSSSSSGLSAGSPSIGLRSGSSSPASAPDSDPDFEPGPAGGSPGTAPRARRRRRLRADGPPARGDATPVRPRGPGGDPEEEEEEEEAAKENRPHRHVTERSWRLRARGQRPGPPLCSTPGPPSEPPPPPSLHSPAGGRHGLSRSILAGLSPVGNPSPGPACSPSPGPACNLSPGPAYSPSPGPACSPSPGQACSPSPGPACSPSPGPACNLSPGPAYNLSPVPLQDPEPAPGDSMATSRSLFSPVPEPPEKPRRRPRLRARKGGNKKAAKLALATPALPQSTARKACISGLSCARWKKTQPSQEGPRSEASRPLGQKAGGRGWAQRRASLSFHKKKMVAELQPPGSPGGSLLLDSFGLPGGTSWQTSSMYMLTPNKSLPVAELMLSDAEKVYRECQQEGPLAFGHYLSPDRIKSCEKIGEGVFGEVFRTVVENRLTALKVIAIEGEELVNGSPQKTFGEILPEIIISKELSLLSEEAPNRTEGFIGLYAARCVQGAYPEALLQAWDSFHSRQGSENQRPDFFGPGQLYVVLEFEFGGVDLEHMRKQLSSVAAAKSLLHQVTAALAVAEAALHFEHRDLHWGNVLVKRTSAKELGYTLNGQAGTIATHGIHVNIIDYTLSRLEKDGLVVFCDLSQERELFQGQGDYQFEMYRLMKKRTRNRWAQYHPYSNVLWLHYLADKVLKEMVFKRKVSTGPMRLVRQQIQAFYESVLAFGSATELLQSHSLFR; encoded by the coding sequence ATGGCACCGTCCCGGGCCCCGCGGCCCCAGGCCCGGCTGCTCCGAACCTACGGCGGCCTGGGCGGCGGACGGCGGCGGGGCTCTGGGCGCGGGGCGCGGGCCCGGGTGGTGGCCGCGCCCTGGTTCTCCCCGGCCCGCGAGCGCCGGCGCCTCTTctccagcagcagcagcggccTGAGCGCCGGCAGCCCCAGCATCGGGCTCcgcagcggcagcagcagcccCGCCTCGGCTCCGGACTCGGACCCCGACTTCGAGCCGGGCCCCGCGGGCGGCTCCCCGGGGACAGCTCCGCgggcgcggcggcggcggcggctgcgggCAGATGGGCCCCCCGCGCGGGGGGACGCGACCCCGGTGCGGCCCCGGGGACCTGGCGGGGAcccggaggaggaggaggaggaggaggaggcagctAAGGAGAACCGGCCTCACCGTCACGTGACCGAGCGGTCCTGGAGGCTGCGGGCGCGGGGCCAGAGGCCTGGGCCCCCGCTCTGCAGCACCCCGGGGCCGCCCTCCGAGCCGCCTCCGCCCCCCAGCCTCCACAGCCCCGCGGGGGGGCGCCACGGCCTGTCCAGGAGCATCCTGGCGGGCCTCAGTCCTGTGGGCAACCCGAGTCCTGGCCCGGCCTGCAGCCCGAGTCCTGGCCCTGCTTGCAACCTGAGCCCGGGCCCTGCCTACAGCCCGAGTCCTGGCCCGGCCTGCAGCCCGAGTCCTGGCCAGGCCTGCAGCCCGAGTCCTGGCCCCGCCTGCAGCCCGAGTCCTGGCCCTGCTTGCAACCTGAGCCCGGGCCCCGCCTACAACCTGAGCCCGGTGCCGCTGCAAGATCCGGAGCCCGCCCCTGGGGACAGCATGGCCACCAGCAGGTCCCTCTTCAGCCCTGTCCCAGAGCCCCCCGAGAAACCCCGCAGGAGACCGCGCCTGAGAGCCCGCAAGGGAGGCAACAAGAAGGCGGCCAAGCTGGCCCTGGCCACCCCCGCCCTCCCCCAGAGCACGGCCCGGAAGGCCTGCATCAGCGGCCTCAGCTGCGCCCGCTGGAAGAAGACTCAGCCCTCCCAGGAGGGCCCCCGAAGCGAGGCCAGCCGGCCCCTGGGCCAGAAGGCTGGCGGGAGGGGCTGGGCCCAGAGGCGggcctccctctcctttcacaAGAAGAAGATGGTGGCCGAGCTGCAGCCGCCGGGCTCCCCCGGGGGCTCCCTGCTCCTAGACTCCTTCGGACTCCCCGGCGGCACCTCCTGGCAGACCTCCTCCATGTACATGCTGACCCCCAACAAGTCCCTGCCCGTGGCCGAGTTGATGCTGTCGGACGCGGAGAAGGTGTACCGCGAGTGCCAGCAGGAAGGACCGCTGGCCTTTGGCCACTACCTGTCCCCAGACCGAATCAAAAGCTGCGAAAAGATTGGGGAAGGTGTGTTTGGGGAGGTGTTCCGCACCGTTGTGGAGAACCGCCTAACGGCCTTGAAAGTCATCGCCATCGAGGGCGAGGAGCTCGTGAACGGCAGCCCACAGAAAACCTTCGGGGAGATCCTGCCCGAGATCATCATTTCCAAGGAGCTGAGCCTGCTGTCGGAAGAGGCCCCCAACCGCACCGAGGGCTTCATCGGCCTGTACGCGGCCCGCTGCGTGCAGGGCGCCTACCCCGAGGCGCTGCTCCAGGCCTGGGACTCCTTCCACAGCCGCCAGGGCTCCGAGAACCAGCGGCCGGACTTCTTTGGCCCCGGGCAGCTGTATGTGGTGCTGGAGTTTGAGTTCGGGGGCGTGGACCTGGAGCACATGAGGAAGCAGCTGTCCTCCGTGGCCGCAGCCAAGAGTCTGCTGCACCAGGTCACGGCGGCGCTGGCCGTGGCCGAGGCCGCGCTGCACTTCGAGCATCGGGACCTGCACTGGGGCAACGTCCTGGTGAAGAGGACCAGCGCCAAGGAGCTGGGCTACACGCTCAATGGGCAGGCGGGCACCATCGCCACCCACGGCATCCACGTCAACATCATCGACTACACGCTGTCCCGCCTGGAGAAGGACGGGCTGGTGGTGTTCTGCGACCTCTCCCAGGAGCGGGAGCTCTTCCAGGGCCAGGGGGACTACCAGTTCGAAATGTACCGGCTCATGAAGAAGCGGACTCGCAATCGCTGGGCCCAGTACCACCCCTACAGCAACGTGCTCTGGCTGCACTACCTGGCCGACAAGGTCCTGAAGGAGATGGTCTTCAAGAGGAAGGTCAGCACGGGGCCCATGCGCCTGGTGAGGCAGCAGATCCAGGCCTTCTATGAGTCGGTGCTGGCCTTCGGCTCGGCCACCGAACTGCTGCAGAGCCACAGCCTGTTCCGGTGA